Proteins from a genomic interval of Anolis sagrei isolate rAnoSag1 chromosome 1, rAnoSag1.mat, whole genome shotgun sequence:
- the OST4 gene encoding dolichyl-diphosphooligosaccharide--protein glycosyltransferase subunit 4 has translation MVTDVQLAIFANMLGVSLFLLVVLYHYVAVNNPKKQE, from the coding sequence ATGGTGACAGACGTGCAGCTGGCCATCTTTGCCAACATGCTGGGGGTCTCCCTCTTCTTGCTGGTCGTCCTCTATCACTACGTAGCCGTCAACAACCCCAAGAAGCAAGAATGA
- the CCDC25 gene encoding coiled-coil domain-containing protein 25: MVFYFTSTVVSAPYTIYMGKDKYENEDLIKYGWVEDIWFHVDKLSSAHVYLRLQKGQTIDDIPKEVLIDCAQLVKANSIQGCKMNNVNVVYTPWSNLKKTGDMDVGQIGFYRQKDVKTVTVEKKVNEILNRLEKTKVERFPDLAAEKESRDREERNEKKAQIQEMKKKEKEEMKKKKEMEELRSYSSLMKTENMSSNQDGNDSDDFM, translated from the exons ATGGTGTTCTACTTCACCTCCACCG TTGTTTCTGCTCCTTATACAATTTATATGGGAAAGGATAAATATGAAA ATGAAGACCTTATAAAATATGGCTGGGTAGAAGATATTTG GTTTCATGTGGACAAGCTCTCCTCTGCGCATGTCTACCTCCGGCTGCAGAAG GGCCAGACGATAGATGACATCCCAAAGGAGGTGCTGATAGACTGTGCGCAGCTTGTGAAGGCCAACAGCATTCAAG GCTGCAAGATGAACAACGTCAACGTGGTGTACACCCCGTGGAGCAACCTGAAGAAGACGGGGGACATGGACGTGGGGCAGATCGGGTTCTACCGGCAGAAGGAC GTGAAGACAGTAACGGTGGAGAAGAAGGTGAACGAGATCCTGAACCGCCTAGAGAAGACCAAAGTGGAGCGCTTCCCGGACCTGGCGGCCGAGAAGGAATCCCGCGACCGGGAGGAGAGGAACGAAAAGAAGGCCCAGATCCAGGagatgaagaagaaggagaaggaggagatgaagaagaagaaggagatggaggagctCAG GAGCTACTCGTCCTTAATGAAGACGGAGAACATGTCCTCCAACCAG